In Sphingomonas sp. G-3-2-10, a single window of DNA contains:
- the ctaD gene encoding cytochrome c oxidase subunit I yields MSTTTLDAHGHDHAHDHHDGDHKPGFFARWFMSTNHKDIGTLYLIFAIVAGIIGGGISGLMRWELAEPGIQHLQTWASMLHGGEQSLDQALHFWNVLITAHGLIMVFFMVMPAMIGGFGNWFVPIMIGAPDMAFPRMNNISFWLLIPAFLLLLGSGFFGAGAGTGWTVYAPLSTYGEPGPSVDMAILSLHLAGASSILGAINFITTIFNMRAPGMTLHKMPLFVWSVLITAFLLLLALPVLAAAITMLLTDRNFGTAFYDPQYGGDPVLYQHLFWFFGHPEVYIMILPGFGIVSQIIATFSRKPVFGYLGMAYAMVAIGVVGFVVWAHHMFTTGMSVNVKMYFTAATMVIAVPTGVKIFSWVATMWGGSLTFRTPMVWAIGFIFMFTVGGVTGVVLANGGVDDYMHDTYYVVAHFHYVLSLGAVFGLFAGFYYWFPKMWGKMYSEFLGQLHFWIFFIGVNILFFPMHFLGTDGMPRRIPDYTPAYQHWNQVASYGYLIMLVGMGVFFVNVIWSLIAGKPAPDNPWGEGATTLEWTLSSPPPFHQFETLPVIEDDKHH; encoded by the coding sequence ATGAGCACCACCACCCTCGACGCGCATGGCCATGACCATGCGCATGACCATCATGACGGCGACCACAAGCCGGGCTTCTTCGCCCGCTGGTTCATGTCGACCAACCACAAGGACATCGGGACGCTGTACCTGATCTTCGCGATCGTCGCGGGGATCATCGGTGGCGGCATTTCGGGTCTGATGCGCTGGGAACTCGCCGAGCCGGGCATCCAGCACCTCCAGACCTGGGCTTCGATGCTGCATGGCGGCGAGCAGTCGCTCGATCAGGCGCTCCACTTCTGGAACGTGCTGATCACCGCGCACGGCCTGATCATGGTGTTCTTCATGGTCATGCCGGCGATGATCGGTGGCTTCGGCAACTGGTTCGTCCCGATCATGATCGGCGCGCCGGACATGGCGTTCCCGCGCATGAACAACATTTCGTTCTGGCTGCTGATTCCGGCCTTCCTGCTGCTGCTGGGTTCGGGCTTCTTCGGCGCGGGCGCGGGCACGGGCTGGACGGTCTATGCGCCGCTCTCGACCTATGGCGAGCCGGGGCCGTCGGTGGACATGGCGATCCTGTCGCTCCACCTGGCGGGCGCCAGCTCGATCCTGGGCGCAATCAACTTCATCACCACCATCTTCAACATGCGCGCGCCGGGCATGACCCTGCACAAGATGCCGCTTTTCGTGTGGTCGGTGCTGATCACCGCCTTCCTGCTGCTGCTGGCCCTCCCGGTCCTCGCAGCCGCGATCACCATGCTGCTGACCGACCGCAACTTCGGCACTGCGTTCTATGATCCGCAATATGGCGGCGATCCGGTGCTCTACCAGCATCTGTTCTGGTTCTTCGGCCACCCCGAAGTGTACATCATGATCCTGCCGGGCTTCGGCATCGTCAGCCAGATCATCGCCACCTTCAGCCGCAAGCCCGTCTTCGGCTATCTCGGCATGGCCTATGCGATGGTCGCGATCGGCGTGGTCGGCTTCGTCGTGTGGGCGCACCACATGTTCACCACCGGCATGAGCGTGAACGTGAAGATGTACTTCACCGCCGCGACGATGGTGATCGCGGTGCCGACGGGCGTGAAGATCTTCTCGTGGGTCGCGACGATGTGGGGTGGCTCGCTCACCTTCCGCACGCCGATGGTCTGGGCGATCGGCTTCATCTTCATGTTCACCGTGGGCGGCGTCACCGGCGTGGTCCTCGCGAACGGCGGCGTCGACGACTATATGCACGACACCTACTATGTCGTGGCGCACTTCCATTATGTGCTGTCGCTGGGCGCAGTGTTCGGCCTGTTCGCCGGCTTCTACTACTGGTTCCCGAAAATGTGGGGCAAGATGTACAGCGAGTTCCTCGGACAGCTGCACTTCTGGATCTTCTTCATCGGCGTGAACATCCTGTTCTTCCCGATGCACTTCCTCGGCACCGACGGTATGCCGCGCCGTATCCCGGACTATACCCCGGCGTACCAGCACTGGAACCAGGTCGCTTCCTACGGCTATCTGATCATGCTGGTCGGCATGGGTGTGTTCTTCGTGAACGTCATCTGGTCGCTGATCGCGGGCAAGCCGGCTCCTGACAATCCGTGGGGCGAAGGTGCGACGACGCTGGAATGGACCCTGTCCAGTCCGCCGCCGTTCCACCAGTTCGAGACCCTGCCGGTCATCGAGGACGACAAGCACCACTAA